In Paenibacillus larvae subsp. larvae, the following proteins share a genomic window:
- a CDS encoding DeoR/GlpR family DNA-binding transcription regulator produces MNSTQMSKGTRRRQQILQKLKQQGRITVQEIIETMGCSEATARRDLDVLERQGELVRTIGGALFEGPSPMKEIPFAEKKNQLWFEKEAIAKKAAELIEEGDSICLSGGTTTYLIAKEIKKRQGITVVTNAVNIAMELADSEALQVVVIGGVMRSNTFELSGPLAEKTIEHLNIRKLFLGIDGLRIDKGITTYSELEAATARMMMKRAEQTLAVFDHSKVGKASLFSIAGLQELSACITDRALDPETDRQLHHFGTKVYIAQPSGH; encoded by the coding sequence ATGAATTCCACTCAAATGTCCAAAGGTACCCGCAGAAGACAACAGATTTTACAAAAATTGAAGCAGCAGGGTCGCATTACAGTCCAGGAGATTATTGAAACGATGGGTTGCTCCGAAGCGACGGCCAGACGGGATTTGGATGTGCTGGAGCGGCAGGGTGAATTGGTCCGGACCATAGGGGGGGCCCTTTTTGAAGGTCCTTCTCCCATGAAAGAAATTCCGTTTGCCGAGAAAAAGAACCAGCTTTGGTTTGAAAAAGAGGCGATTGCCAAAAAAGCGGCCGAACTGATTGAAGAAGGGGACAGTATATGTCTCTCGGGAGGAACCACAACTTATCTGATTGCCAAAGAAATAAAAAAGCGCCAGGGCATCACGGTAGTTACAAACGCCGTAAATATAGCCATGGAGCTCGCTGACAGCGAAGCGCTCCAGGTTGTGGTGATTGGTGGGGTAATGCGCAGCAACACATTTGAATTGTCCGGTCCTTTGGCCGAAAAAACGATTGAACATCTAAACATCCGCAAATTGTTCCTTGGTATCGATGGACTCCGTATAGACAAGGGGATTACCACATACAGTGAGCTGGAGGCGGCAACTGCCCGCATGATGATGAAACGCGCTGAACAGACGCTGGCTGTTTTTGATCATTCCAAGGTCGGGAAAGCCTCCCTGTTTTCTATAGCCGGGTTACAGGAGCTTTCCGCCTGTATCACAGACCGTGCTCTTGATCCGGAAACGGACAGGCAGCTTCACCATTTTGGTACCAAAGTATATATCGCCCAGCCATCCGGGCATTAA